In Gossypium hirsutum isolate 1008001.06 chromosome D06, Gossypium_hirsutum_v2.1, whole genome shotgun sequence, one genomic interval encodes:
- the LOC107962361 gene encoding metal transporter Nramp1-like produces METNVLGKSSKALYAVALLATGQSFAITGTYAGQSIMQGFLNLKMKKWVRNIMTRCIAITHSLIVSVIGGSQGPVY; encoded by the exons ATGGAAACT AATGTGTTGGGGAAATCTAGCAAAGCCCTTTATGCTGTTGCACTTTTAGCAACAGGGCAAAGCTTTGCCATTACAGGGACTTATGCAGGACAATCTATTATGCAG GGTTTCTTGAATCTTAAAATGAAGAAATGGGTGAGGAATATAATGACTAGGTGTATTGCCATTACGCATAGTCTCATTGTGTCTGTCATTGGTGGATCTCAAGGGCCGGTCTACTAA